The Dehalococcoidia bacterium DNA window TGTCCTGAGGCTACCACTTGCGCGCCGCCTGGATGGTGGGCGAGTTGTTCAACATCTTCCAGGACACCATCGGTGCAGTGCGCCTGGTGCCCGGGGGCGGGGGCGTCTTTGAGGTGAAGGTCAACGGCAAACTGGTGTTCTCCAAGAAGCAAGTCGGGCGCTTCCCCGAACTCAACGAACTGGTGCAGGCCCTCAACGACGCCCTGGAGG harbors:
- a CDS encoding Rdx family protein, translated to MRAAWMVGELFNIFQDTIGAVRLVPGGGGVFEVKVNGKLVFSKKQVGRFPELNELVQALNDALEAQEKG